GCGCAAGTATGTGTACCGTGATGGACCGCCGACCCGCCGTGCCGCTAATAGTGCTTTACTTGAGACGGTGCCCCCTACTGACAGAATCGCTTATCAATTAACCTGACATTTTCCCTTGACGTCGACACTTTGGGTATTGACAGTGACACGCTAGTGGGGTTAAATAGTCTTCGAAGGGAGCGATGCCCTCGATGAGGTTTCGAGAAAAGGCCAGGATAATGGATAGAGACGGCCTTCGACGAGTCCTCGTGCGAATCGCTCACGAGATCGTGGAACGAAACCAGGGGACCGGAGACCTCATAATAGTTGGCATTAAGAACAGGGGCGTCCCGCTGGCCTCACGAATAGCGGGAGTCATAAGGCAGACAGAGGGAGTCGAGGTCCCCACGGGGAGCCTCGACACTACTTTGTACAGGGACGATATCGGGCCCCGGGAGCGGCGGGTGGTGAATAGCCTGAGCGTGCCCATGGATGTGCACGACAAGAGTGTTGTCCTGGTAGATGACGTGCTCTACACGGGCCGCACCATCAGGGCGGCCATGGATGCCCTCATTGACATGGGCCGGCCTCGCCTGATCCAGCTGGCGGTGGTAGTGGACAGGGGGCATAGGGAACTGCCCATAAGGCCGGACTTCGTAGGAAAGAACGTTCCCACATCCAAGAAAGAGGTAGTCGATGTGCTTGTTGATGAGGTGGACGGCGAAGACGGCGTGGTAATAAGGGAGATCCAGGAGTAGATATACCCGACCCTTTAAGGCGGTCCAGAGAGGCCGGCAAGGGAAGCGCGAGGCAAGAAGGGCGCGATGATACCCCCTGCCGGTGGCGGGGGGTTACCAATTGTGGGGAGTAGATGGGGAGGCTTCGGAAGTCCAGGCGAAACGGGGGATTTGAAGTGACGGTCAAGTGGCGTCCTTTCAAGGCCAAGGTTGTAAGGAACACTGAAGTGGCCCCCGGACGGTACCTCCTGTCGGCCCGGGCCCAGGAGATGGCCCACGCTGTGCCTGGCCAGTTCGTCCACGTCCTTGCTGGCCCCACCCTGGACCCTTGCCTCAGGAGGCCGCTCAGCGTTGCCATGGTGGACGGGGACATCTTCACGCTCCTGTTCGGTACCAAGGGCGCGGGCACCCATCTACTGGCCCAAGTGAAGCACGGGAAAGCCCTGGGGGTCATGGGACCACTGGGTAAGGGCTTCCCCCTAGTTGAGGAGGACGCCCTCCTGGTGGCCGGAGGGGTTGGGATAGCCCCCCTGCTATTCCTGGCTGACAGGCTGGGTCATGCAGGGGTGAGGGTCAGGGTGGTGGTGGGCGCCAGGACAGCCTCGGAGCTGGCTGGCCTCGAATTGCTGGAGGGCTGTGCGCAGGTGATGACAGCTACGGATGACGGCAGCTGCGGTCTTAGGGGTACAGCAGTGGACCTGGCGGTCCCGGAGATGAAGCAAAAGCCGCCCCAAGCCGTGTACGCGTGTGGTCCAGAGCCCATGATGAGGGGTGTGAGCCAGGCAGCCCGGGCCCTTGGGCTGCCGTGCTGGGTGTCTCTGGAGGCCCGGATGGGTTGTGGTGTGGGAGCCTGCCTGGGATGTGTTGTGGACAGCCGGGATGGGTACCTCAGGGTGTGCGCGGATGGCCCGGTGTTCAACGCCGAGGGGGTGTTCTGTGTTGGATAGGGATGTCTGGCTCGGAGTGAATGTGGGCGGAATAGCCATGAAGAACCCGGTGATGGCGGCGTCTGGCACCTTTGGCTATGGGATGGACTATCCCGGTGATGTCCTGGACTCTCTGGGTGCGGTGGTTGTCAAGGGCACTACGCTGAAACCCAGGCGAGGAAACCCGCCCCCGAGGATCTGGGAGACCCCTGCGGGGCTCCTCAATTCCATAGGGCTCCAGAACCCCGGTGTGGACGTCTTCCTGGAGGAACACCTGCCCTGCCTGGCATCAAAGGGCGCTGTGGTCATCTGCAACATAGTGGGGGATACCGAGGAGGACTACGGCGAGATAGCCGCCAGGCTCGACGGTGCCCCTGGCCTTGCCGGTATTGAGGTGAACGTATCCTGCCCCAACGTGAGGAATGGAGGGCTCCTGTTCGGTCAAGACCCCAGGGCGCTGGCCAAGGTGATGCAGAGGGTGAGGGCCAGGACTCGTCTCCCGGTCCTGGTGAAACTCCCGCCCGGAGACAACATTGCCCTCAGTGCCAGGGTGGCCCAGGAGGAAGGCGCAGACGGGCTGTCGGTAATCAACTCCGTGCCCGCCATGGCCATAGATGTGCGGGAAAAACGCCCTGCACTGGGGGCGGTGATGGGGGGGTTGACAGGCCCGGCGATCAAGCCCATAGCCCTGAGGATGGTCTGGATCTG
This genomic stretch from Bacillota bacterium harbors:
- the pyrR gene encoding bifunctional pyr operon transcriptional regulator/uracil phosphoribosyltransferase PyrR → MRFREKARIMDRDGLRRVLVRIAHEIVERNQGTGDLIIVGIKNRGVPLASRIAGVIRQTEGVEVPTGSLDTTLYRDDIGPRERRVVNSLSVPMDVHDKSVVLVDDVLYTGRTIRAAMDALIDMGRPRLIQLAVVVDRGHRELPIRPDFVGKNVPTSKKEVVDVLVDEVDGEDGVVIREIQE
- a CDS encoding dihydroorotate dehydrogenase electron transfer subunit encodes the protein MTVKWRPFKAKVVRNTEVAPGRYLLSARAQEMAHAVPGQFVHVLAGPTLDPCLRRPLSVAMVDGDIFTLLFGTKGAGTHLLAQVKHGKALGVMGPLGKGFPLVEEDALLVAGGVGIAPLLFLADRLGHAGVRVRVVVGARTASELAGLELLEGCAQVMTATDDGSCGLRGTAVDLAVPEMKQKPPQAVYACGPEPMMRGVSQAARALGLPCWVSLEARMGCGVGACLGCVVDSRDGYLRVCADGPVFNAEGVFCVG
- a CDS encoding dihydroorotate dehydrogenase, with amino-acid sequence MDRDVWLGVNVGGIAMKNPVMAASGTFGYGMDYPGDVLDSLGAVVVKGTTLKPRRGNPPPRIWETPAGLLNSIGLQNPGVDVFLEEHLPCLASKGAVVICNIVGDTEEDYGEIAARLDGAPGLAGIEVNVSCPNVRNGGLLFGQDPRALAKVMQRVRARTRLPVLVKLPPGDNIALSARVAQEEGADGLSVINSVPAMAIDVREKRPALGAVMGGLTGPAIKPIALRMVWICADAVSIPIVGMGGILGWEDAVEFMLAGATAVAVGSALFRDPETPRKVVTGIRDYLQEERMDSIEKVVGRAKGSPGPCAGRRRAG